A region of the Haematobia irritans isolate KBUSLIRL chromosome 5, ASM5000362v1, whole genome shotgun sequence genome:
atttcctatagaaataaaattttgacaacattttctatagaaataaatttttgacaaaattttgaaacaaattgttggcaaaattttctatgagaataaaatttttcctatagaaataaaattttgacaaaatttcctatagaaataaaattatgacaaaatttcgtatagaaataaaattttgacataattttttatagaaataaaattttgacaaaatatgctatagaaataaatttttgacaaaatttcctatagaaataaattgttggcaaaattttctttaagaataaaatttttcctatagaaataaaattttgacaaaatttcctatagaaataaaattttgacataattttttattgaaataaaattttgacaaaattttctatagaaataaatttttgacaaaattttctatagaaataaattgttggcaaaattttctataagaataaaattgttcctatagaaataacattttgacaaaatttcctatagaaataaattgttgataaaattttctataaacccaaagaaatttgttagtagggacagcagaaaagtctgctaaaacagcagaaagtctgctgaaaacatttcctgctattttttaacctcgattacactaaaatatgttttattttggcaaaatgtcaacataggagctatcctaacagaaTTAACACAAtagtttatgaatatctatagtatttgaccaaaaatctgaatatttatcgaattgaggcataacagcaaacaaaatgtttgctgatcgtatttaggagcttgtaagtatattacagagcaaaaatataccaaaaactacttttggttcttaaatatgctttggggaaaattttataacctaaaaattttataaattgttattcattaggccctgaagtacaaaaatataacagcagacatcgactgctgtttttagcagacttttttctatgagtgtagaaaaaaatttttcaaaaaaatttctatagaaataaaattttgacaaaattttctatagatataaaattgtgacaaaattttctatagaaataaaattatgacaaaatttcttaaagaaaaaaaattttgacaaaattttctattgaaataaaattttctatagaaataaaattttgacaaaaattttcaatagaaataaaattttaacaaaataagacttttttagaaaatctaaaaaaaagtgtccaaatcggtctatatttaattatacgtatacttttacaataggCTTTAAATGTGACGTCATGTAAAtttagcaccttttggcttcaaagttttaatacatttgtggtactttttgTCAATATCATGACATCACCTAGAGTAGAAAAAGCCGGGGTACAAATAAATGACGGCGTTAATAGTATCAATGTTTGGaacgattttcatttttactTGGAACGACTTTAATGTAGATTAACAGTACGTATGAACGCTTTTGACTTTTGTTTACTCCTATATCCATCTGTCATCTGTCGCAAGTAGAACTTTGAAGAATCGAAGAAGTCCTAAGTTTCCTTGAATTTGTAAAAAGAAagcaaaaatccaaaaataatagtaattcaaaagaaaaacatGTGAATATAAGAACAATGTGCTCAAAGCCTTTGTTTGTTTAAAACCGTGTATTAGCATTTGTTTCCTGGACAACAACGAATGCTGGAAAGATTTGTCATTGGAATGGGTTATTGTACCGTGTGTGTTAAGGACTAAACAAAGAACCACCGAAATTGTTAAAGGAAACACAAAACCCAATAACTTGCCTTCGTTGACCTTTGGTGAATTTGTGAGGGAACCTCGAAATGGAGAAAATTCtgtgaattttgtaaattaGCGACATCACTGTCACCGCTACGTACATACAAAcatgaataaatttatataatctAAACAAACAAATGATAATCGTATGTGAATTGAGTGTACATATAGTAAAATTATCGTAATATCAttgaatatatatagaaaatatataacgACATATGGGACAAACAATTCTTTAACGCAGTTTGTCATCATTATCATCGTACGTAgtgcaagaaattcataataacATTTGTGTGTCAAGAATTGAAGAGAAATTCCTTATCTAGCTTGGGGGACTTCTacaattttgttattgtaaagtgTTGGAAACCACTTTGTGTGCTCTATATGTTTGTATAAAAGTGTATGTGTGCTAAAGGGTATTATTAGGTATCTcttgtgacaaaagttttacCTACCAACAACCTCCATTGACTGCGACGATAAGTCATCCACCGAACCGAAATCAGCTGATAAATATTGGTTTGTTTATTTGTGCGGTGCTGGGGACTGTCGTCACCAAACCAAAGCACACCACCCCGCCCCAACCCACTGGACCCTGGATTACTTTTATACCAAGATACCAACACACTAATAATCATATCGATGGCCTCCACAACCTCCGCTACCAATTCTGCAATATCATCCACATTTACCCATATTGGCAGTGGTACCATGGAAGGTACTCTAAGTAAATGGACAAATGTGATGAAAGGATGGCAATATCGTTTTTTTGTATTGGATGAAAATGCCGGCCTCTTATCATATTATACGGTATGTATGATTGTTTACTCGTAAATATACACcctcacacgcacacacacccaATCACACAAGTGTGCCCACAGTAAGatgtttgttattttgttttaaaaaagtcATTATAGGTTCATCTAAATGTTAGCACAACAATTTAGTCATAAAGATAGCAGAacacttttgattttttctctTTGCTGTTGCTATTGTCGTTAAACTCGAGGTCTGATCTCTTAAATCTTTTGGTTGTTGTTCTTGTCGACTACTTGTGGGCAATAACAGCTGtatacgatttcattgaaattattGCATTGTTGGAAGGCATATTATGAATTAATTTGCAAATtaaggaattttaattttgtgcatCATTCtcaattgttaattttatttttaacagaCTATTGTAGTCAACAATTATGTAGATAAATGGACAATAGGTTTTATTTATGGATGATTCAGTATTTCTATGTAATGACATAAGAATATTCTAAAAGAAATGTCTGTGCGAAAAGCATTTTGAAGTCCATAATAAAGAGTTGGCAGGTTTTAGCTCGGAACGGATTAATTCCGTAAACTAGTGCTACTCTCTTGGAATATAGACGTGTAGATTCCCGGATCTAAAATAACCATAacgtatatataataaaatttcaaaaagggaaaaaataagaaaacacatgtaacaggttagctgataagtccccgtccattttggtagtactccttcggttttgcctcaaaataggcctcagtttcggcgatcacctcttcattgcagccaattttttttccctgccagcatccttttgaggtctgagaacaagaaaaaatcgctgggggccagatctggagaacacagtgggtggggaagcaattcgaaacccaattcatgaagttttgcaatcgttctcaacgacttgtggcacggtgcgttgtcttggtggaacaacacttttttcttcttcttatggggccgttttgccacgatttcgactttcaaacgctccaataacgccatataatagtcactgttgatggtttttcccttctcaagataatcgataataattattccatgcgcatcccaaaaaacagaggccattacttttccagcggacttttgagtctttccacgcttctgaGGCGGTtcgccggtcgctgtccactcagccaactgtcgattggactcaggagtgtagtgatggagccatgtttcatccattgtcacatatcgacggaaaaatttGGGTGTAATACGAGTTAAcagcaccgctcagaatcatcaacacgttgttgtttttggtcaaatgtgagctcgcgcggcacccattttgctcaGAGCTTCcgtatattaaaatattgatgaatgatatgaacaacacgttcctttgatatttttaaggcctctgctatctcgatcaacttcattttacggtcattcaaaatcattttgtggatttttttgaagttttcgtcggtaaccacctctttcgagcgtccactgcgttcaccgtcctccgtgctcatttcaccacgcttgaatattgcataccaatcaattattgttgatttccctggggcagagtccggaaactcattatcaagccaagtttttgcttccatcgtatttttccccttcagaaaacagtattttatcaaaacacgaaattccttttttttcattttttcacaataacaaaagttgattcacaaaagacgctctatctcacaaactaattgacttacagacgtcaaattagacacgaattatttgaaggttggtactatataaaaataatatgcatttaatactagcgacgccatctatgtgtcagaccggggacttatcagccaacatgttaATCTCCGTGAGAAGGGtcctcctcctttttatagccgagtccgaacggcatttcacAATGTTGTGAAaccaccctacgggaaattggtgcaaattgccattgacggacctatcacaggactggtaccggtgatccagtttgtggcagtttttaaatagtgttaatttaatgatttccatatTCGCTTGATATATAAATCTTATTGcatctacacatttagtgaagaAGAATTACCGGAATAAactattgttcaacattttttcaaaagtttttaatttctgGTGCGATTCGTATAAACaaactgaaacagatttctaagagtttgtccgagaatggttcatgaggacctgctACTACTAAAATGCCCCAGGACATGTCCTTAGGAACGAGTCCAAggagtgtcctaaagtgtaaatttaccccgtcaatgacaaacccattttaaagtgaccggtcccttccatacgtcttgaccagaactaggactggtccatgcacaccagggactagtcctgtaccggtcctgtggtggttgttgatgttgttgtaacagtttttaatgtagtttcatccattttgttctatgattGTGTTGTTCAACTGGtagccagatcgaggaactctgcgacaaggatggggcgTGCCCAGagcaatcccacggcggcgggttctgtgtaccggattgacccgatggaccccatccattggccagcggctgccacatcagtgtacgtgttgtttcgtaCGTGTTggtcctgtggttgatccatttcccgtaggacaattagagaagctttgaaatacccaGAAATGTCAAAAGAATTATGCACCGCTGAAAcacctttttggtgtttggttgaaAATGGGAATGAACCCTAGTATGAAAGGCGTGCATGTTAGCCATTGtacaacggtggctcccacaaaagataatttcatacaaatgttgACCATGACTGCGCCTCAAATGGTCGATCCTCTtagtccaattttggcatactctTTGCAACATTTCGACCGGTATCTCACGAATGAATACTTCAATGTTGTCTTCCGATGCATCAGTTGAAGATTTGTCTCTATAGACATGGGTTTTAAgtcccaccaaaaaatcgaaaagcgtAAAATCGCATGATCTAGGCGGTTAATTGACCGGTCCCGAACATCAAACGAAAAGTTGACCGAgcttttaggttaggtggcagcccgatgtatcaggctcacttagactattcagtccattgtgataccacattggtgaacggtggctcccaccgtgGTGCCGAACGCGTCTGTGTGGTACGTGAAACTTAAAAAACGCTTTATTAGGTCTGTTCacgtacttttccagtaaaaaacaTCCAGTAAAAATTGGCAAGAGAATAAGACTGTATTTTActatctttgcttaaaattgctgaaaagtactCGAACGACATCTAGTAGATATTTGCACATTCAAATTTTCAGCTTCtaaaactttaaaaacaaaaaacagatcCTCTTTTTTTAAGTTGTAGTTGTGGAACATGTACATTCTACTGGTGCTTTGTTTGTTATCAACAACCAGCTGGCAATGTATGTtatggtttgcaagattttactggagAAGAAACTCtagtaaaaacttgcaatttctctatccgatgactgtcaaatgtagtctctctccggctctcttttgttggatttttggtgtaggctaggttaggttaggttatgtggcagcccgatgtatcaggctcacttagactattcagtccattgtgataccacggtggtgaacttctctcttatcactgagtgctgcccgattccatgttaagctcaatgacaagggacctcctttttatagccgagtccgaacggcgttccacattccagtgaaaccacttagagaagctttgaaaccctcagaaatgtcaccagcattactgaggtgggataatccaccgctgaaaaactttttggtgttcggtcgtagcaggaatcgaacccacgaccttgtgtatgcaaagcgggcatgctaaccattgcaccacggtggctttttggtgtaaacgaacgacttccagtaaaaatttgtgataattatcaaaaattatggggttctcgaacggagctattgtttgtcaaaatattccccattaaggtCTATACACTattgcatgcgtttgaaccaattgtcgaaacACTTTTACcgctctgattgaggtatcttcAAAACATGCCTTCTGAACTCATCAATCGCTTCTTCAAGTCTCAAATTGACGACTGCTGCTTACGTTCGCGTTCATACGCATAAATCCACGATTCATCGTCAGTCACGATGTCATTGACACCGCGATCGTTTGGGATCCAACgctaatatgtttttttgacggtcaaatgttcattcaaaattcaatttcaagaTAGGCCACATGAATATCTTGCAATATTTAGTGTTccagtcaaaaaaatttttttttttttgacatttattTTAAGTATTATTATACTATGTTATACAAACAGTTATATTCTTAATATTCTTATATCTTAATATAATTctctatttttaataaaatcaacaataagttttttaaatacaatattattttcttgaCATTTTATATAGTTTGGTAATCTGTTGTATGTTTGTAACCCTTTGTAGAAAAGACTCATTTGTCCAGCACTCGTTGTTGATCGTTTGATCCTGAAGTTTTCTGCATTTCTTAGCCCATATGGTTGAGCGTCTCCTACCATTTGTAGTTGCTCGCTTAAGTACTCCGGCGCAATtcccattttcattttttgtataaataccaTAGTATTCATTTCTAAACGTTGTCTTATATTAAGCCATTTTAATGTATCCAGCATCCATTTTATATTTGCATATCTATTCATCCTTAGTATACATCTCATAcctttattttgaagtttctgCAGCCTATCAATTTGGTTCTGCGTACAACATGTATATAACACTGTTGAAGCATATTCAAAATGTGGTTTTATCAtcgtattatatatatttatcgctgTTGTCGTTGACATTTGATTTCTTATTCTTTTGAAAAATCCAAGTTTTTTTCCTATctttttgcatatatattccaggtgttctttaaattttaaatctttgtcAATGATTATTCCAAGGTACTTTatgtttgttactttttctatttCTTTGTCTTTTATTTTAATACTCCTATTAGTGTTCatgtttatttccataattttagtcTTACTTTCATTAAGTTTTAGTCTATTCATATTCAACCATGTATTAAGCGCACTTAAgtctttttccatttttatatagCATTCATTTGGCGTATCAGCTTCCGTAAAAATCAATGTGTCATCTGCATATAGTATTACCTCACTTTCTTCTAATACATTTGCCATATCATTTATGTAGATGATGAAAAGTACTGCACCTAGTATCGGCCCTTGTGGAACTCCGTATTCATTTCTAATATCTTCCGAGATCACGTCATTTACTCTAGTTCTTTGTGTTCTATTGCTTAAGTATGATTTGAACCATTTTAATTCCTTGTCTTGTattccatacatatataatttttgtattagGATATCTCTGTCAATCGTTTCAAATGCTCTCTTGAAATCTATGAACATAGCTAATGTTTTGTcatctttgtttttgtttttccatcTATTTATCACATAATTTACTGACGTCTCACaagaataattttttctgaaacCAGACTGGTATTTTGATAATAATCCGTTCATTTCAATATATTTCACCAGTTGCTCTTTAACCACTTTTTCTAGGATTTTTTCGCATGTCAATAATGTATTTATTGGTCGAAATTCTTCACATTTCTTTGTTCTCTGAACTTTTTCGATTGGTATTACCATAGTCTCTTTCCAATTTTCCGGAAAAATTCCCCTTTCAAGTGAATCATTTATCGTCTTTAATatcatatttccaatttcatttccaatatcagttggcgcacatcatcaatggtttccggaacaagaactgattttggacgactttcacgaaattcgtctaaGATTGAACTACGAATTCTCCATATCATCGATACAGACTGATCCTTGACGGAGCTACATAGCCACAAATTTAATAAGGTTCATTGATGcactgtcgttaagttaatcctCATCGAAAGTTGTAAAACAAATAATCGCACGAAAGTGTtcactatttaatttttttttttggcgagaTGAAGTTGCTTTAAACAATATAAATAGCGCTTGTATGTCAAAACGTTCAGAGTACATATAATCTCAAATATCAAGTTTTGCCAGTTGGCATATTGCACCACTCCCCggcatataaaaggcaaccatcGTACGAGACGATTTTAGAAAACACCACAAGTAAAAttcaaagattacaaacattggAATTCCGGACTTAAATATGCTTTAAAACAAGTTGTCcactttttttaccattttgtcaACTGTGTCTCGAAAACTTTGGTTTTTCCGAAAAATATAGGCTTTACAATTtctcttaaaaaatttcttaaagagttCCTaggcccaaaattttctaactacTTGTGGTAAAGTATATTTGATTCGAATTTCGCCTTTTGTTTCCTTAATTCTAATCAGTCCAATTGTTCGGATTTATACTATTTACACATCaatatacaggtttcccaagtaATGACATTCGGTAATAAAAGTATGTTAACTGAATTAAATcttgtacataattttattaattgaacTGTTATCTCTATCACCAAATGATCCTTTAGGAATAGTGACTATTTCGAAAAACATGCATATCAAAATTACGTGGTGGCATAATGCGTTGACCATTGCCAATTTGATCATTTTCCGTAATATTTCTGTTTCCTAATTTATCATATGGATGCTCTGCTGCCCTGCTTTGATATTCTTCAGCAGGTTGAGGTTCACTATAATATTCTGTAGCTCGACGGCTGGGATAAAGTTCAATTTGTTGAATAAATGGTTGGTGGCCAAAAGTATTCTGAAAATGAATTGTACAGTATTAAATTTcgctttaaaaattatatatccaACATACATTGGAGGGaaacattttgcgaaaatagaaaaaaaaaccgaaatatactattgttcaaaattttgataaaaacgaaATAGAAAAGTTCCTGATggtcaaaaaataaattaaaactaaaaatattttgagtgaTATTTGTattaggacatatttttcaaagcAATATATACAAGATATATTTAGGAAGGTAGTTTGAAGCTATcagatgattacaattttttcatttggcCAGAACTTTGATTGTCGGTATTTGCTTAATGGCATAGGCGTAGCTAAAGGGGTTTTATGGGTTTGTCATCTCCCGCTACCAAATATCATGCAGTATTTCTTCAAACTATGATTATATATCAGTgaattaaatattctggtttcttcccatttataagaatttattttttctctttttgaggtTTCTTTACAATGAGCACACTTTGTAGCTTTTACCcccttcaaaaattttactcgctacgccaatgtttaattgataattgtgacaaataggaataaaaattctagataaaattagtttataccaaaaattttgaaattttcaatttgctttaaatttatgatAGAAAAGTATTGAAATATATTGTCCTCATAATTGATGGTAAGAATTGTTTCAATTATTCTTGCGAACCGTAACATATTTCCTCATATTTCAAAGCATAAATCgatacatttccagattttcactattttaaatttcccacttgTTGAACGTAGTGTTCAACAaatgagaaatttaatttgatttgactGACAATCAAAGTTTCAATATGGCGATTGGCATTTTTGCTTTTGTAATACTAAAactaccttaggttaggttaggttatatataatataataatataatatatagatAGAACACATTACACAAATCGGTTGtacaaaatatataattgtaGTTCATTGTAAATCTATTAGCTATACCTACCTTCGGTGATGCGAAATTGCCATGACAATCGTGACTCAAAGTAGTAGCTGGAGATAGTCAACACAGTTACCACagtaggtagaattctaccaaaagtggtagatttttttactgtttggtaaattggtagagttatttatattttggtagatttgcaaAACATGCCTCTCTCGCTAAGAGGtacttgaattttctatagaaataaaattttgacaacattttctgtaaaaaataaaattttgacaaaattttctatgcaaataaacttttgacaacattttctataaaaataaaattttgataaaattttctacagaaatgaaattttggcaatattttatatagaaatgaaattttgacaaaatttttttatagaaataaaattttaaaaaaatttcctattaaaataagattttaagaaaattttctttagaaatacaattttgacaaaattttctatagaaataaaattttgagaaaaatttctatagaagtaaaaatttgacaaaattttctatagaaataatattttgacaaaatgttccatagacaaaaatgttgaagcattttgtgtagaaaataaaatttggcaacattttctatagaaataaagtcttgacaaaattttctatagaaataaaattttgacaaaattgtttatagaaataaattttgacaaaattttctatagaaataaaataatttcattttcattttctatagaaataaattttgaccaaatttgctatagaaagaaaattttgacaaaattttctatagaaataaaattttgacaaaattttctatagaaataaaattttgacaaaattttctatagaaataaaattttgacaaaattttctatagaaataaaattttgacaaaattttctatacacacaaaaaaaattttttctgattcaatcacgaaattaattgatccaattaattttttaattgaagtgtcttcaatcacagaaatgatagtatcaattaaaaaattaattggcattcaattaaaaaattaattgattcaattaaaaatttaattgatactattaatttgtgtgattgatttttatttcaattaaaaaatttgttgattcaattaaatttttaattgaatattttttaaaactcaattaacattttaattggaaaaattttcgtgaattttttttctgtgtagaaataaaattttgacaagtttttcttagaaataaaatcttgaaaatatttcgtatagaaatgaaattttgacaaaattttctatgacaataaaattttgagatgattttctttagaaataaaattttgacaaaattttctatagaattttctataaaaataaaattttgagaaaatttcctatagaaataaaattttgagaaaatgttccatagaaaaaaaatgttgaatcaaattcccatagaaataaaatttggcaaaattttatttctatataattttatttctataaagtgtAATTCACTTTGTGTTTGGTGAAGTGTCCGAATATatcctgataattggttgatagtttcgctgcaagtagaggatgctaatgcggaatgtggtaattccgaaacggccgtccatccaaccatcttgcaagctttgcccaaacaaatttgacaaatatacttttcctctgttggttacgctactcttgtagtttagtcaacacatggttttaagctgaaatcaaaactaaaaaaaaaattttttaatttctatagaaatacaattttgacaaaatgttctatagaaataaaatgttgatacaattttctatagaaaaaagttttgacaacattttctatagaaatgagattttgaaaaaaaatctatagaaatgaaattttgacaaatttttttagagaaataaaattttgacaaaattttctgtaaaaaaaatgacaaattttctatagaaataacattttgataaaattttctatagaaataacattttgataaaattttcttagaaataaaattttcataaaattttttaaagaaataacattttgacaaaattttccatagacataaaattttgaaaaagtttccatagacataaaattttgaaaaaattttccatagacataaaattttgacaagattttctatagaaataaaatttggacattttctatagtaataaaattttgagaaaattttctatacaaataaattttgacaaaattttctatacaaataaaatttgacaaaattttctatagaaataaaattttgatacaattttctatagaaataaaattttgagaaaattttctatagaaataaaattttgagaaaattttcaatagaaataaaattttgagaaaattttctatagaaataaaattttgacaaaattatcttagaaacaaaattttgacaaaattatcttagaaataaaattttgataaaaaattgtgtagaaatgaaatatgttatttacaaaattttctaaagaaataacattatgacaaaattttctatagaaataaaatttgacaaaattttctatagacataaaattttgacaaaatgttctatagaaataaaattttgacaaatttttctatagaaataaaattttgacaaaattttctacagaaataaaattttgacaaaattgtttatagaaataaaattttgacaaaattttctatagaaatatcattttgacaaaattttctatagaaataaaattttggcaaaattttctatagaaataaaatgttgaccaaattttctatgaaaataagattttgagataattttctttagaaataaaattttgaccaaattttctatagaaatagaaatctgagaaaattttctataaaaataaaattttgagaaaattttctatagaaataaatttttgacaaaatattctatagaaataaaattttgacaaaattttctatagaaataaaattttgtcaaaattttctatagaaatacaattttgacaaaagtttctatagaaataaaattttgacaaaattatctatagaaataaaattttgacaaaattttctatagaaataaaattttggcaaaattttctatagaaataaaattttgataaaattttctatagaaataaaattttgacaaaatttcctatagaaataaaatgttgacaaaattttctatagaaataaaattttgacaaaattttctatagaaataaaattttgacaaaattttctatagaaataaaattttgacaacattttcttagaaataaaattttgaaaat
Encoded here:
- the LOC142238094 gene encoding uncharacterized protein LOC142238094 codes for the protein MFPSNNTFGHQPFIQQIELYPSRRATEYYSEPQPAEEYQSRAAEHPYDKLGNRNITENDQIGNGQRIMPPRNFDMHVFRNSHYS